In a single window of the Leopardus geoffroyi isolate Oge1 chromosome D2, O.geoffroyi_Oge1_pat1.0, whole genome shotgun sequence genome:
- the PSD gene encoding PH and SEC7 domain-containing protein 1 isoform X2 — protein MAQGAMRFCSEGDCAISPPRCPRRWLPEGPVPQSPPASMYGSTGSLLRRVAGPGPRGRELGRVTAPCTPLRGPPSPRVPPSPWSPSSPTGQPPPGARSSVVIFRFVEKASVRPLNGLPAPGGLSRSWDLGGVSPPRPTPALGPGSNRKLRLEASTSDPLPARGGSALPGSQGLIHGPPAQPQVGADGLYSSLPNGLGGPSEHLTKLFPGPADTGLLNQGDTWSSPREVSSHAQRIARAKWEFFYGSLDPPSSGAKPLEQAPPSPPGVGSGQGSGVAVGRAAKYSETDLDTVPLRCYHETDIDEVLAEREEADSAIESQPSSEGPPGTARPPAPRASPCLGPCPSLGSGDEDEDEAGGEEDVDDEVFEASEGARPGTRMPHPGPLKSPLPFLPGTSPSADGPDSFSCVFEAILESHRAKGTSYTSLASLEALASPGPTQSPFFTFELPPQPPAPRPDPPAPAPLAPLEPDSGTSSAADGPWTQRGEEEEAEAGAKQAPGKEPPSPCHSEDSFGLGAAPLGSEPPLSQLVSDSDSELDSTERLALGSTDTLSNGQKADLEAAQRLAKRLYRLDGFRKADVARHLGKNNDFSKLVAGEYLKFFVFTGMTLDQALRVFLKELALMGETQERERVLAHFSQRYFQCNPGALSSEDGAHTLTCALMLLNTDLHGHNIGKRMTCGDFIGNLEGLNEGGDFPRELLKALYSSIKNEKLQWAIDEEELRRSLSELADPNPKVIKRVSGGSGSGSSPFLDLTPEPGAAVYKHGALVRKVHADPDCRKTPRGKRGWKSFHGILKGMILYLQKEEYQPGKALSEAELKNAISIHHALATRASDYSKRPHVFYLRTADWRVFLFQAPSLEQMQSWITRINVVAAMFSAPPFPAAVSSQRKFSRPLLPSAATRLSQEEQVRTHEAKLKAMASELREHRAAQLGRKARGKEAEEQRQKEAYLEFEGEA, from the exons ATGGCCCAAGGTGCCATGCGCTTCTGCTCCGAGGGCGACTGTGCCATCTCCCCACCACGATGCCCGCGCCGCTGGCTCCCCGAAGGCCCAGTGCCACAAAGCCCCCCAGCCAGCATGTATGGCAGTACAGGCTCCCTGCTACGGCGGGTGGCAGGGCCAGGTCCCCGAGGCCGGGAACTGGGACGTGTGACAGCACCCTGTACACCCCTGCGTGGTCCCCCCTCACCCCGTGTTCCTCCTTCACCCTGGTCACCCTCTTCACCCACTGGGCAGCCCCCACCGGGGGCCCGGAGCTCTGTGGTCATATTCCGCTTTGTGGAGAAGGCCAGTGTGAGGCCATTAAATGGGCTACCTGCTCCCGGAGGCTTGAGTCGGAGCTGGGACCTGGGTGGGGTCTCTCCTCCCAGGCCCACTCCAGCCCTTGGGCCTGGCTCCAACCGGAAGTTGCGGCTAGAGGCATCCACATCAGACCCACTCCCAGCCAGAGGAGGCTCAGCTCTGCCTGGTAGCCAGGGCCTTATACATGGGCCACCAGCCCAACCTCAGGTTGGGGCAGATGGCCTTTACTCCTCTCTCCCCAATGGGCTGGGGGGACCTTCTGAGCACCTGACCAAGCTATTCCCAGGACCTGCTGACACTGGACTCCTGAACCAG GGGGACACCTGGTCCTCCCCCCGGGAAGTTTCCTCTCATGCCCAGAGAATTGCTCGAGCCAAATGGGAATTCTTCTATGGCTCCCTGGACCCCCCAAGCTCAG GTGCTAAGCCCCTGGAGCAGGCCCCCCCATCTCCACCTGGGGTGGGCTCAGGGCAGGGCTCTGGGGTGGCTGTGGGGCGAGCAGCCAAGTACTCCGAGACGGACCTGGACACGGTGCCCCTGAGGTGCTACCACGAGACCGACATCGATGAGGTGCTGGCTGAACGGGAAGAGGCTGACTCGGCCATCGAGAGTCAGCCCAGCTCTGAGGGCCCACCTGGCACTGCCCGCCCACCTGCTCCACGTGCCAGCCCATGCCTTGGCCCTTGTCCCAGCCTGGGCAGTGGCGATGAGGACGAGGATGAGGCAGGTGGGGAAGAGGATGTGGACGACGAGGTGTTTGAGGCCTCAGAGGGGGCCCG gcCAGGCACCCGGATGCCTCACCCTGGGCCTCTCAAGTCGCCCCTGCCCTTTCTGCCTGGGACCAGCCCCTCGGCTGACGGGCCTGACTCTTTCAGTTGTGTGTTTGAAGCCATCTTGGAGTCACACCGGGCCAAGGGCACCTCCTACACCAGCCTCGCCTCCCTGGAGGCCCTGGCCTCACCTGGCCCAACCCAGAGCCCCTTCTTCACCTTTGAGCTGCCTCCCCAACCCCCTGCTCCCCGGCCTGACCCACCTGCTCCCGCCCCACTTGCACCTCTTGAGCCAGATTCTGGTACCAGCTCTGCTGCTGATGGGCCTTGGacacagagaggggaggaagaagaggcagaggctggagccaagcaggccccagggaaGGAACCCCCTAGTCCCTGCCACTCGGAGGACAGCTTTGGGCTGGGGGCGGCACCTCTGGGCAG TGAACCACCGTTGAGCCAGCTGGTGTCTGACTCGGACTCAGAGCTGGACAGCACAGAGCGGCTGGCCCTGGGAAGCACAGACACCTTGTCCAATGGGCAGAAAGCCGACCTGGAGGCTGCGCAGCGCCTAGCTAAGAGGCTATACCGACTAGACGGCTTCAGGAAGGCTGATGTGGCCCGGCACCTGGGCAAGAA CAATGACTTCAGCAAACTTGTGGCTGGCGAGTACCTCAAGTTCTTTGTCTTCACGGGCATGACTCTGGACCAAGCTCTCAG gGTGTTTCTGAAGGAGCTGGCCTTAATGGGTGAGACCCAGGAACGGGAGCGCGTGCTGGCCCACTTCTCCCAGAGATACTTCCAGTGCAATCCAGGAGCCCTGTCCTCAGAGG ACGGTGCGCACACGCTGACCTGCGCCCTCATGCTACTCAACACTGATCTCCACGGCCAT AACATTGGGAAGCGCATGACCTGTGGAGACTTCATCGGGAACCTGGAGGGCCTCAATGAAGGCGGAGACTTCCCCAGGGAGCTGCTCAag GCCTTGTACAGCTCCATCAAGAATGAAAAGCTGCAGTGGGCCAT AGACGAGGAGGAGCTGAGACGCTCTCTGTCTGAGTTGGCCGACCCCAACCCCAAGGTCATCAAGCGGGTCAGCGGGGGCAGTGGCAGCGGCTCCAGCCCTTTCCTGGACCTGACTCCTGAACCCGGGGCTGCAGTCTACAAGCACGGGGCCCTGGTGCGAAAGGTGCACGCAGACCCTGACTGCAGGAAGA CACCTCGGGGCAAGCGGGGCTGGAAGAGCTTCCACGGGATCCTCAAGGGCATGATCCTCTACCTGCAGAAG GAGGAGTACCAGCCTGGGAAGGCCCTATCAGAGGCAGAGCTAAAGAATGCCATCAGCATCCACCACGCGCTGGCCACACGTGCCAGCGACTACAGCAAGAGGCCCCATGTCTTCTACCTGCGCACAGCTGATTGGCGGGTCTTCCTCTTTCAGGCCCC GAGCCTGGAGCAGATGCAGTCCTGGATCACTCGCATCAATGTGGTGGCTGCCATGTTCTCTGCACCCCCCTTCCCAGCTGCTGTTAGCTCCCAGAGGAAGTTCAGCCGCCCTCTGCTGCCCAGCGCTGCCACCCGCCTCTCCCAG GAGGAGCAGGTGCGGACCCATGAGGCCAAGCTGAAGGCCATGGCAAGTGAGTTGCGAGAGCACCGGGCTGCGCAACTGGGCAGGAAGGCCCGAGGCAAGGAGGCTGAGGAGCAGCGGCAGAAGGAGGCCTACCTGGAGTTTGAG ggggaggcctgA
- the PSD gene encoding PH and SEC7 domain-containing protein 1 isoform X1 yields MAQGAMRFCSEGDCAISPPRCPRRWLPEGPVPQSPPASMYGSTGSLLRRVAGPGPRGRELGRVTAPCTPLRGPPSPRVPPSPWSPSSPTGQPPPGARSSVVIFRFVEKASVRPLNGLPAPGGLSRSWDLGGVSPPRPTPALGPGSNRKLRLEASTSDPLPARGGSALPGSQGLIHGPPAQPQVGADGLYSSLPNGLGGPSEHLTKLFPGPADTGLLNQGDTWSSPREVSSHAQRIARAKWEFFYGSLDPPSSGAKPLEQAPPSPPGVGSGQGSGVAVGRAAKYSETDLDTVPLRCYHETDIDEVLAEREEADSAIESQPSSEGPPGTARPPAPRASPCLGPCPSLGSGDEDEDEAGGEEDVDDEVFEASEGARPGTRMPHPGPLKSPLPFLPGTSPSADGPDSFSCVFEAILESHRAKGTSYTSLASLEALASPGPTQSPFFTFELPPQPPAPRPDPPAPAPLAPLEPDSGTSSAADGPWTQRGEEEEAEAGAKQAPGKEPPSPCHSEDSFGLGAAPLGSEPPLSQLVSDSDSELDSTERLALGSTDTLSNGQKADLEAAQRLAKRLYRLDGFRKADVARHLGKNNDFSKLVAGEYLKFFVFTGMTLDQALRVFLKELALMGETQERERVLAHFSQRYFQCNPGALSSEDGAHTLTCALMLLNTDLHGHNIGKRMTCGDFIGNLEGLNEGGDFPRELLKALYSSIKNEKLQWAIDEEELRRSLSELADPNPKVIKRVSGGSGSGSSPFLDLTPEPGAAVYKHGALVRKVHADPDCRKTPRGKRGWKSFHGILKGMILYLQKEEYQPGKALSEAELKNAISIHHALATRASDYSKRPHVFYLRTADWRVFLFQAPSLEQMQSWITRINVVAAMFSAPPFPAAVSSQRKFSRPLLPSAATRLSQEEQVRTHEAKLKAMASELREHRAAQLGRKARGKEAEEQRQKEAYLEFEKSRYGTYAALLRVKLKAGSEELDAVEAALAQAGSTEDGLPPPHSSPSLQPNPASQPRAQCHGSEPRGGAISGRWKL; encoded by the exons ATGGCCCAAGGTGCCATGCGCTTCTGCTCCGAGGGCGACTGTGCCATCTCCCCACCACGATGCCCGCGCCGCTGGCTCCCCGAAGGCCCAGTGCCACAAAGCCCCCCAGCCAGCATGTATGGCAGTACAGGCTCCCTGCTACGGCGGGTGGCAGGGCCAGGTCCCCGAGGCCGGGAACTGGGACGTGTGACAGCACCCTGTACACCCCTGCGTGGTCCCCCCTCACCCCGTGTTCCTCCTTCACCCTGGTCACCCTCTTCACCCACTGGGCAGCCCCCACCGGGGGCCCGGAGCTCTGTGGTCATATTCCGCTTTGTGGAGAAGGCCAGTGTGAGGCCATTAAATGGGCTACCTGCTCCCGGAGGCTTGAGTCGGAGCTGGGACCTGGGTGGGGTCTCTCCTCCCAGGCCCACTCCAGCCCTTGGGCCTGGCTCCAACCGGAAGTTGCGGCTAGAGGCATCCACATCAGACCCACTCCCAGCCAGAGGAGGCTCAGCTCTGCCTGGTAGCCAGGGCCTTATACATGGGCCACCAGCCCAACCTCAGGTTGGGGCAGATGGCCTTTACTCCTCTCTCCCCAATGGGCTGGGGGGACCTTCTGAGCACCTGACCAAGCTATTCCCAGGACCTGCTGACACTGGACTCCTGAACCAG GGGGACACCTGGTCCTCCCCCCGGGAAGTTTCCTCTCATGCCCAGAGAATTGCTCGAGCCAAATGGGAATTCTTCTATGGCTCCCTGGACCCCCCAAGCTCAG GTGCTAAGCCCCTGGAGCAGGCCCCCCCATCTCCACCTGGGGTGGGCTCAGGGCAGGGCTCTGGGGTGGCTGTGGGGCGAGCAGCCAAGTACTCCGAGACGGACCTGGACACGGTGCCCCTGAGGTGCTACCACGAGACCGACATCGATGAGGTGCTGGCTGAACGGGAAGAGGCTGACTCGGCCATCGAGAGTCAGCCCAGCTCTGAGGGCCCACCTGGCACTGCCCGCCCACCTGCTCCACGTGCCAGCCCATGCCTTGGCCCTTGTCCCAGCCTGGGCAGTGGCGATGAGGACGAGGATGAGGCAGGTGGGGAAGAGGATGTGGACGACGAGGTGTTTGAGGCCTCAGAGGGGGCCCG gcCAGGCACCCGGATGCCTCACCCTGGGCCTCTCAAGTCGCCCCTGCCCTTTCTGCCTGGGACCAGCCCCTCGGCTGACGGGCCTGACTCTTTCAGTTGTGTGTTTGAAGCCATCTTGGAGTCACACCGGGCCAAGGGCACCTCCTACACCAGCCTCGCCTCCCTGGAGGCCCTGGCCTCACCTGGCCCAACCCAGAGCCCCTTCTTCACCTTTGAGCTGCCTCCCCAACCCCCTGCTCCCCGGCCTGACCCACCTGCTCCCGCCCCACTTGCACCTCTTGAGCCAGATTCTGGTACCAGCTCTGCTGCTGATGGGCCTTGGacacagagaggggaggaagaagaggcagaggctggagccaagcaggccccagggaaGGAACCCCCTAGTCCCTGCCACTCGGAGGACAGCTTTGGGCTGGGGGCGGCACCTCTGGGCAG TGAACCACCGTTGAGCCAGCTGGTGTCTGACTCGGACTCAGAGCTGGACAGCACAGAGCGGCTGGCCCTGGGAAGCACAGACACCTTGTCCAATGGGCAGAAAGCCGACCTGGAGGCTGCGCAGCGCCTAGCTAAGAGGCTATACCGACTAGACGGCTTCAGGAAGGCTGATGTGGCCCGGCACCTGGGCAAGAA CAATGACTTCAGCAAACTTGTGGCTGGCGAGTACCTCAAGTTCTTTGTCTTCACGGGCATGACTCTGGACCAAGCTCTCAG gGTGTTTCTGAAGGAGCTGGCCTTAATGGGTGAGACCCAGGAACGGGAGCGCGTGCTGGCCCACTTCTCCCAGAGATACTTCCAGTGCAATCCAGGAGCCCTGTCCTCAGAGG ACGGTGCGCACACGCTGACCTGCGCCCTCATGCTACTCAACACTGATCTCCACGGCCAT AACATTGGGAAGCGCATGACCTGTGGAGACTTCATCGGGAACCTGGAGGGCCTCAATGAAGGCGGAGACTTCCCCAGGGAGCTGCTCAag GCCTTGTACAGCTCCATCAAGAATGAAAAGCTGCAGTGGGCCAT AGACGAGGAGGAGCTGAGACGCTCTCTGTCTGAGTTGGCCGACCCCAACCCCAAGGTCATCAAGCGGGTCAGCGGGGGCAGTGGCAGCGGCTCCAGCCCTTTCCTGGACCTGACTCCTGAACCCGGGGCTGCAGTCTACAAGCACGGGGCCCTGGTGCGAAAGGTGCACGCAGACCCTGACTGCAGGAAGA CACCTCGGGGCAAGCGGGGCTGGAAGAGCTTCCACGGGATCCTCAAGGGCATGATCCTCTACCTGCAGAAG GAGGAGTACCAGCCTGGGAAGGCCCTATCAGAGGCAGAGCTAAAGAATGCCATCAGCATCCACCACGCGCTGGCCACACGTGCCAGCGACTACAGCAAGAGGCCCCATGTCTTCTACCTGCGCACAGCTGATTGGCGGGTCTTCCTCTTTCAGGCCCC GAGCCTGGAGCAGATGCAGTCCTGGATCACTCGCATCAATGTGGTGGCTGCCATGTTCTCTGCACCCCCCTTCCCAGCTGCTGTTAGCTCCCAGAGGAAGTTCAGCCGCCCTCTGCTGCCCAGCGCTGCCACCCGCCTCTCCCAG GAGGAGCAGGTGCGGACCCATGAGGCCAAGCTGAAGGCCATGGCAAGTGAGTTGCGAGAGCACCGGGCTGCGCAACTGGGCAGGAAGGCCCGAGGCAAGGAGGCTGAGGAGCAGCGGCAGAAGGAGGCCTACCTGGAGTTTGAG AAATCCCGCTATGGCACATACGCAGCGCTGCTTCGGGTCAAGCTGAAGGCGGGCAGTGAAGAGCTGGATGCAGTAGAGGCAGCACTGGCCCAGGCCGGGAGCACAGAGGATGGACTCCCTCCACCTCACTCCAGTCCCTCCCTGCAGCCCAACCCTGCCAGCCAGCCCCGGGCTCAGTgtcatggctcagagcctcgtGGAGGGGCGATCAGTGGGCGGTGGAAGCTCTGA
- the FBXL15 gene encoding F-box/LRR-repeat protein 15: MEPPMEPSGGEQEPGAVRLLDLPWEDVLLPHVLSRVPLRQLLRLQRVSRAFRALVQLHLAGLRRFDAAQVGPQIPRAALAWLLRDAEGLQELALAPCHEWLSDEDLVPVLTRNPQLRSVALAGCGQLSRRALGALAEGCPRLQRLSLAHCDWVDGLALRGLADRCPALEELDLTACRQLKDEAIVYLAQRRGAGLRSLSLAVNANVGDAAVQELARNCPELEHLDLTGCLRVGSDGVRTLAEYCPALRSLRVRHCHHVAEPSLSRLRKRGVDIDVEPPLHQALVLLQDMAGFAPFVNLQV, translated from the exons ATGGAGCCACCGATGGAGCCGTCCGGAGGGGAGCAAGAGCCCGGAGCCGTCAG GCTCCTGGACCTGCCTTGGGAAGACGTGCTGCTCCCACACGTCCTGAGCCGGGTGCCGCTGCGCCAGCTGCTCCGGCTGCAGCGCGTCAGCCGGGCCTTCCGGGCGCTAGTGCAGCTGCACCTGGCTGGCCTGCGCCGCTTCGACGCCGCTCAG GTGGGTCCGCAGATCCCGCGGGCCGCATTGGCCTGGCTGCTGCGGGACGCTGAGGGGCTGCAGGAGCTGGCCCTAGCACCGTGTCACGAATGGTTGTCGGATGAGGATCTGGTGCCGGTGCTGACGCGGAATCCGCAGCTGCGGAGCGTGGCTCTAGCCGGCTGCGGGCAACTGAGCCGCCGCGCACTGGGGGCGCTGGCGGAGGGCTGCCCCCGCCTGCAGCGCCTTTCCCTTGCGCACTGTGACTGGGTAGACGGTCTGGCGCTGCGCGGCCTCGCCGACCGCTGTCCGGCCCTTGAGGAGCTGGACCTCACCGCCTGCCGTCAGCTCAAGGATGAGGCCATCGTATACCTGGCGCAGAGGCGCGGCGCAGGCCTTCGCAGCCTCTCGCTGGCAGTCAACGCCAATGTGGGGGATGCCGCCGTCCAGGAGTTGGCTCGGAACTGCCCGGAACTCGAGCACCTAGATCTAACCGGCTGCCTCCGCGTCGGAAGCGACGGCGTCAG GACCTTGGCCGAGTACTGCCCGGCGTTGCGCTCGCTGCGGGTGCGGCACTGCCACCATGTGGCCGAGCCCAGCCTGAGCCGCCTGCGGAAGCGCGGCGTGGACATCGACGTGGAGCCGCCGCTGCATCAGGCCCTGGTGCTCCTGCAGGACATGGCTGGTTTTGCACCCTTTGTCAACCTGCAGGTCTGA
- the CUEDC2 gene encoding CUE domain-containing protein 2 isoform X3 — MELERIVSAALLAFVQTHLPEADLRGTIGDMMQKLSGQLSGARNKENLQPQSSEVQGQMPISPEPLQRPEKLKEETRASPTAAGDTQEEAASAEEELLPGVDVLLEVFPTCSVEQAQWVLAKARGDLEEAVQMLVEGKEEGPPAWDGPNQDLPRRLRGPQKDELKSFILQKYMMVDSAEDQKIHRPMAPREAPKKLIRYIDNQIVSTKGERFKDVRNPEAEEMKATYINLKPARKYRFH, encoded by the exons atgGAGCTGGAGAGGATTGTCAGTGCAGCCCTCCTTGCCTTTGTCCAGACGCATCTCCCCGAGGCTGATCTCAG GGGTACAATAGGGGACATGATGCAGAAGCTCTCAGGGCAGCTGAGCGGTGCCAGGAACAAAG AGAACCTGCAGCCACAGAGCTCTGAGGTCCAAGGTCAGATGCCCATCTCCCCAGAGCCCCTGCAGCGGCCTGAAAAGCTCAAAGAAGAAACTAGGGCTTCTCCTACTGCTGCTGGAGACACCCAGGAAGAG GCAGCCAGTGCCGAGGAGGAGCTGCTGCCAGGGGTGGATGTACTCCTGGAGGTGTTCCCTACGTGCTCGGTAGAGCAGGCCCAGTGGGTGCTGGCCAAAGCTCGGGGAGACTTGGAAGAAGCTGTGCAGATGCTggtagaggggaaggaagaggggcctCCAGCCTGGGATGGCCCCAACCAG GACCTGCCCAGGCGCCTCAGAGGCCCCCAAAAGGATGAACTGAAGTCCTTCATCCTACAGAA GTACATGATGGTGGATAGCGCAGAGGATCAGAAGATTCACCGGCCCATGGCTCCCAGGGAG GCCCCCAAGAAGCTGATCCGATACATCGACAACCAGATAGTAAGCACCAAAGGGGAGCGATTCAAAGATGTGCGGAACCCTGAGGCCGAGGAGATGAAGGCCACATACATCAACCTCAAGCCAGCCAGAAAGTACCGCTTCCACTGA
- the CUEDC2 gene encoding CUE domain-containing protein 2 isoform X2 — protein MELERIVSAALLAFVQTHLPEADLSGLDEVIFSYVLGVLEDLGPSGPSEENFDMEAFTEMMEAYVPGFAHIPRGTIGDMMQKLSGQLSGARNKENLQPQSSEVQGQMPISPEPLQRPEKLKEETRASPTAAGDTQEEAASAEEELLPGVDVLLEVFPTCSVEQAQWVLAKARGDLEEAVQMLVEGKEEGPPAWDGPNQDLPRRLRGPQKDELKSFILQKYMMVDSAEDQKIHRPMAPREAPKKLIRYIDNQIVSTKGERFKDVRNPEAEEMKATYINLKPARKYRFH, from the exons atgGAGCTGGAGAGGATTGTCAGTGCAGCCCTCCTTGCCTTTGTCCAGACGCATCTCCCCGAGGCTGATCTCAG CGGCTTGGATGAGGTCATCTTCTCGTATGTGCTTGGGGTCCTGGAGGACCTGGGCCCCTCAGGGCCATCAGAGGAGAACTTCGATATGGAAGCCTTCACTGAGATGATGGAGGCCTATGTGCCTGGCTTTGCCCACATTCCAAG GGGTACAATAGGGGACATGATGCAGAAGCTCTCAGGGCAGCTGAGCGGTGCCAGGAACAAAG AGAACCTGCAGCCACAGAGCTCTGAGGTCCAAGGTCAGATGCCCATCTCCCCAGAGCCCCTGCAGCGGCCTGAAAAGCTCAAAGAAGAAACTAGGGCTTCTCCTACTGCTGCTGGAGACACCCAGGAAGAG GCAGCCAGTGCCGAGGAGGAGCTGCTGCCAGGGGTGGATGTACTCCTGGAGGTGTTCCCTACGTGCTCGGTAGAGCAGGCCCAGTGGGTGCTGGCCAAAGCTCGGGGAGACTTGGAAGAAGCTGTGCAGATGCTggtagaggggaaggaagaggggcctCCAGCCTGGGATGGCCCCAACCAG GACCTGCCCAGGCGCCTCAGAGGCCCCCAAAAGGATGAACTGAAGTCCTTCATCCTACAGAA GTACATGATGGTGGATAGCGCAGAGGATCAGAAGATTCACCGGCCCATGGCTCCCAGGGAG GCCCCCAAGAAGCTGATCCGATACATCGACAACCAGATAGTAAGCACCAAAGGGGAGCGATTCAAAGATGTGCGGAACCCTGAGGCCGAGGAGATGAAGGCCACATACATCAACCTCAAGCCAGCCAGAAAGTACCGCTTCCACTGA